A genomic stretch from Arachis stenosperma cultivar V10309 chromosome 3, arast.V10309.gnm1.PFL2, whole genome shotgun sequence includes:
- the LOC130967253 gene encoding L-type lectin-domain containing receptor kinase S.4-like, which produces MAAVHAFGTLLLVLSSLLSIVIVSSDINFVQNGFLAAGLKLDGSSYLRPNAILTLTNDSSRILGHAFYPSPLPFKSSRNKSFVATFSTSFVFSIIPKYPELGGHGLAFVLISTRAPKGCLLNQYLGLPNETSNQEFSTRFVAIEFDGIQNLELQDIDDNHVGIDISSLISVVSESAAYYGNGQDLSKNIPINLKSGDPIQAWVDYNEEKKLMNVTISPFGMPKPYFPLISFPLDLSLVFNDYMYAGFSASNGLLIAEHNIHGWSFTIGGEMQELNKSTLPLIRSSSTNNVAHRKALALSITLATLSVLVIIAATIILRGLRNKDEILEDWELKYGAYRFGYSELYSATGRFGEKNLIGCGGFGKVYRGVLPTGLEVAVKRVAPNSRQGMREFVAEITSMGNLRHRNLVQLHGWCRKQDELLLVYDYVPNGSLDALLFENDHQKKKLLTWDQRYKIVTGVAQGLLYLHEECPLQVVHRDVKPSNVLIDADLQPRLGDFGLARCQEHGINPKTTHIVGTLGYIAPELSKTGKATRSTDVYGYGVLILEVACGRRPIEPQKTPRELVLVDWVSELHCQGEIGRAVDPSLDEYDKDEADLVLRLGLLCCHPIPDYRPNMRRIVQFLLKETTLPPVLPDICCAWEPPRAMKEYEQNIRDDSDPLSSGVFSSNYFSHTSFDK; this is translated from the coding sequence atGGCAGCAGTGCATGCATTTGGCACCCTGTTGCTTGTTCTTTCCTCTCTGTTGAGCATTGTAATTGTATCCTCTGATATCAATTTTGTACAAAATGGATTTCTAGCAGCAGGCTTGAAACTTGATGGATCTTCTTATCTGAGGCCTAACGCTATACTTACCTTGACCAACGATTCCTCAAGGATCCTTGGCCATGCATTCTATCCATCTCCTTTACCATTCAAATCTAGCAGAAACAAATCCTTTGTTGCAACCTTTAGCACTTCCTTTGTGTTCTCCATCATTCCCAAATATCCTGAACTTGGTGGACATGGTCTTGCTTTCGTCCTAATATCGACCAGAGCACCGAAAGGTTGCCTTTTAAACCAATATTTAGGCCTCCCAAATGAGACAAGTAATCAAGAATTCTCTACCAGGTTCGTAGCTATAGAGTTTGATGGGATACAAAACCTTGAACTACAGGACATTGATGACAATCATGTGGGAATCGATATCTCCAGCCTCATCTCTGTGGTATCTGAGTCAGCAGCATACTATGGAAATGGCCAAGATCTCAGCAAGAACATTCCAATTAATCTCAAGAGTGGAGACCCCATTCAAGCATGGGTTGATTACAATGAAGAGAAGAAGTTGATGAATGTTACAATCTCTCCTTTTGGCATGCCAAAGCCATATTTCCCTCTGATATCTTTTCCTTTAGACCTATCTTTGGTGTTTAATGACTACATGTATGCAGGATTTTCTGCGTCCAATGGTTTATTGATAGCTGAGCATAATATACATGGCTGGAGCTTCACCATTGGAGGAGAAATGCAAGAGCTAAATAAATCAACTCTTCCACTCATTCGATCAAGTAGTACAAATAACGTGGCGCATAGAAAAGCTTTGGCATTAAGCATCACTCTGGCAACTCTTTCTGTCTTGGTAATCATAGCAGCTACTATCATCCTGCGCGGATTAAGAAATAAGGACGAGATCTTAGAAGACTGGGAACTCAAATATGGAGCTTATAGATTTGGATACTCTGAGCTCTATTCAGCTACAGGAAGGTTTGGTGAGAAAAACCTTATTGGGTGTGGAGGATTTGGGAAAGTATACAGAGGAGTATTACCAACAGGACTTGAAGTAGCTGTGAAGCGAGTCGCTCCTAATTCAAGGCAGGGAATGAGAGAATTTGTTGCAGAAATAACAAGCATGGGGAATCTAAGGCATAGAAATCTGGTGCAGTTACATGGGTGGTGCAGGAAGCAGGATGAACTCCTCCTTGTTTATGACTATGTCCCAAATGGAAGCCTAGATGCGCTTTTATTTGAGAATGATcatcaaaagaagaagttacTAACTTGGGACCAGAGATACAAGATCGTTACTGGTGTTGCACAAGGGCTGCTATACCTCCATGAAGAATGTCCACTGCAGGTGGTTCACAGAGATGTAAAGCCAAGCAATGTCTTGATAGATGCAGATCTGCAACCAAGGCTTGGTGATTTTGGCTTAGCAAGGTGTCAGGAGCACGGAATCAATCCGAAGACAACACATATAGTAGGAACACTAGGATACATTGCACCTGAACTCTCCAAGACTGGGAAAGCAACAAGGAGCACGGATGTATATGGGTATGGTGTACTCATTTTGGAAGTGGCTTGTGGAAGAAGGCCAATAGAGCCCCAGAAGACTCCCAGGGAGCTGGTATTAGTGGACTGGGTGAGTGAACTACACTGCCAAGGGGAGATCGGCAGAGCAGTTGACCCAAGTCTAGATGAGTATGACAAAGATGAAGCTGATCTTGTGCTTAGGCTTGGATTGCTTTGTTGTCATCCCATACCTGATTATAGGCCTAATATGAGAAGAATTGTCCAGTTCCTTCTTAAAGAAACCACCCTTCCTCCAGTTCTTCCTGACATTTGTTGTGCCTGGGAACCTCCTAGAGCAATGAAGGAATATGAGCAAAATATTCGAGATGATTCTGACCCTTTAAGCTCTGGAGTGTTCTCATCAAACTATTTTAGTCATACCAGCTTTGACAAGTGA